The genomic DNA GTCGGTGTCGACTTCGCCTTCCAATGCCGATTCGCCATTGTCATCGGCCTCACCAACAGCTTCCAGCTCGGCCATTTCCGCCAGCATTTTGTTGGTATCGACCGAACCGGTGTCGGCCATTTCTTCAACAAAGGCGGTACTATCTGTCTCGACATCTTTCGACTTGGCTGCGGCTTCTTTGGCCCTCTTCTTTTCATTTAATTCAGGAATGGAATCCGTAAGGGTTCGGGTGAACTCGGCCAATATGTCATCGCCCCCGCTATCCTCAGGAACTTCCACTTCCTCCTCATTTTGAGGCTCGGCGGATGCAGCCGCAACCACCGGAGGGGCTTCCTCCTCCACTGCTGCCGGAGCCTCGTCAGCTAACTCGGGAACCGGGACGTCCCCTTCACCAGTCAGTTCATCCTCCGCAGATTCGCTACTGGCGGCAGCTTCCACCTCGGCTATGGCTTCATTGAGAACATCAAGATCGCTGGTTAAATCACCACTGGGAACTTCGTTGGAGTCAATCTCGTTCGTTGTTTCGTCAGGCTTGGCTGCAGTTCCACCCACTTCCACGGCCTGGGCAAACTCCTTCACCAGATCCTCGCCCTTTTCACCAGTGGCGGCTACCTCCTCTTCCTCTTTGCCTTCATCGGCGACAGGCTCTTCGACCTTACCGCTAGTGGCGCCAACCGCATCGCCCATCTCCTCCAGTTGACGCTTAAGGCGGGCGTTTTCCTCTTTGTAGAGCGAGAGATCGGCAATGTCGTCTTCGATGATCTCGTACTCGGCCAGCTTGCCTTCTAAGTCGCGGATTTTTTCCAGATAGGACGAGACATCAACTTCAGGGGCACCCTCTGGCGGACTGCTGGCCTTAAGCATTTGGATTTCAGCTTCCTTTTGTGCCAGCTCTTGCATGATCTTTTCCATGGAAGCACTACCCGCACCAGCTAGCTCTGCTCCAGCGTCTGACAACTCACCTCCGGACGAAACCGCAGCTGGGTTTGCCCCAGTACCAGGAGAAGATCCAGTCGCAATTCCTTTTTGTGCGATCTCTTTGAGTGTGGCTTCAAGAGAGCCCAAATCAGAAATATCCAAGGCCTCGCCCGATTTGTTCTTTCCTTTGCCAAAGATAAGCAACACAAACCACGCACCAACCAACAGGAGAATTACCGCAATTAGCCATTGGATAATGACAGCGAGATTGGAGATAAAGAAATTTAAGAACGCATCCATGCTTGTTTCTATTATTCTCGCTGGCTGTGGAAGAAATCGTCAAGAAAACCATCGGTTTAGATACAAGGCCGGCACCAAAGACCGTGATCTGTTAAGCTCGCCTAAAGAATTCTGTCCCTCAAATGGGATTTATGTTAGACCTTAGTCTATGAACTCCCACAATACTCAACAATTTGAGCTCCTTATTCAAGGTGGTGAGTGTCTTCTCCGACAATCCGATGGCAGTTGGAAGCTTGAGTCCGTGGATCTGGGGATCTCTTCGGGACGCATTCAGGTCCTTGGTTCGCTCAAGCCCGAGCAGGCCAAGACTGTTTTTCAAGCCAAAGGACTACAAATTCTTCCTGGACTGATCGATACCCAAGTTCATTTTCGCGAACCTGGATTGGAGCACAAAGAAGACCTGGCCTCGGGAACGCGAGGGGCTCTATTGGGTGGCATCACCGCAGTATTTGAGATGCCCAACACTAAACCCAACACGGTGTCGGCTTTGGATTTGGCTGACAAGATGACCAGGGCAAAAAATCGTGCGTGGACTCACTATGCCTTTTACCTGGGAGCTTCAACGGAAAACATTCACAAGTTGGCTGAGTTGGAAGTCCTCCCCGGCTGTTGCGGAGTAAAGATTTTTATGGGTAGCTCCACCGGCAGTCTGTTGGTTGCTGAAGATGAGCAGCTTCGGCAGGTTTTAAGCGTGGGCAAAAGGCGGGTTGCGGTGCACTGTGAGGATGAGTTCCGCTTGAAGGAGCGATTCTCTTTGGTGGAGAACTCTCCTGGTCGGGTGGAACTCCACCCTGAATGGCGGGACGTGGAAACGGCATTGCGGGCCACCAAGCGCATCGTTCAATTGGGACGCGAGACTGGTCACCCGCTGCACATTCTTCACGTAACCACCGCTGAAGAAATGGAGTTCCTCAAGGATCAAAAAGATATCTGCACAGTCGAGTGTACACCTCAGCACCTGACCCTGACGGCACCCGAATGTTATGAAAGGCTCGGGACGCTGGCGCAAATGAATCCTCCCATCCGAGACGAGCGCCACCGGCAAGGTCTTTGGAAGGCCGTCACCGACGGAGTGGTGGATGTTCTTGGCTCTGACCATGCTCCTCACACCCGGGATGAAAAACGTCAAGAGTATCCCAAAAGCCCTTCGGGCATGACGGGAGTGCAGACGATTGTACCTTTGATGCTCAATCATGTGAGCCAAGGGCGTTTGAGCCTCGGGCGCCTGGTGGAACTCCTGGCTTATAACCCATCCCGCATCTGGGGGCTGGAAGGGCGAGGCGAGATCAAAGTGGGGGCTCGGGCTGATTTGACGGTCATTGATATAAATCGTGAAGAAGAGATCACTAATGGGTGGATTGCCAGCAAATCAGGGTGGTCCCCATTTGACGGCTACAAAGTAAAAGGGTGGCCGATCGCCACCCTTCTTAATGGCCAAGTGGCCATGCGGGACAAAGAAATCGTTGGAGCACCAGCGGGTCGGCCGCTGGATTTCCAACTTTAAACCACCAACGTACAACCTTTCCTAAATACCACCAGCATTGGCCTGAATATGGCGACAGGACCCTAGGTCCTCATTGTTCTGGTAGTAGACCCGACCTTCCATATAACAAACTTTTTGGCAGCTCATGCCGTCTTCCCGCTCGACCAATTCCATAAAACAGGATTCACGGCCACCGGCTGCGGTTTCAAGTGGCTCAGCAAGAACGGCGGGACAGCGCTTGCGTACTCTGAGGGCCGAGCCCTCCCCTTCTGGCGTTGTCACCCACAACCAATAATCCGCATCACAATTAAGATACTGAAGTTGATCCACGATTAGATTAAAGCCGCCACCCACACACTGGGCTTCACCGCCGGTGAGAGATTCACCCTGGCCGTCATCCAATTGCCAAAAAAGGAGCTTACTCCCTTTGCGGGCACAAAGACCGTCCAAGCTGGTTTCATTGACCTCAGACTGCAAGTCGAGTGAAGGCTCCACAAAGGTCACCTTGGCTTCGATCCAGTCCTCAATCACACGAACGGTATCGCCCTCTGCGGGTGCACTGGTGTGTGACCCTGCTGGTGAGCAGTTCTGATACTGGGAGAGAATAAGCGCACCTGATAAGGCTATCAGGACGACTCGGATATCTTTCCGGTTCATCTTTGGTCCTTCGTTTACGTTCTACAGTTCGAACCCGATCTCTTTAACCGTTCCATCAGCGCGGAGCGCGACGGACCGGCAACTTCTTGTTCTTCAGAACACGCACATATTCCATTTGCGTGTTACGGGTGCAACTGGCCAACACGACGAGGCCGATGCCACAAAATAGAAAAGTTGCCAAAAGTTCCATATAACCAGTCTACAGGGGGTTTCCCACGAACCGTGAACCCAATCTTAAGACTGTCTCATCATCGGACAGAGGCTCCTAAATTCCGCCACCGATAAACTGACGGAAATCGTCCCAACATTGAACAAAACAACCATCAGTCTGACTTATCCATATAATAACCTGCCACAATGCAGATTAATGGTTAGATTTCGCTCACTTAGGGCAGAGAAAAGATGGCGGCTTGCTCACGCTCTGGCACTGGGATTGTAGTGATTGAGAAGTGCGGAGGAATATGAAATGGCGTACTGGTTCTCACTAGAAGGATTTGCTGCCGGATTGACGGCTGTGGCTCTCGGAGCCCACCTGGTGTCCGTCATATTTAACGGCTAAATGAACCTTCACCCGCGCTTGAGGCGGGCAGCATAAAAACCATCGTTGAGGCCCTGACGGGGCAAGAGGACCTCCTCGTCCTCTAAGACCCACTCGGAATGGGCCGCTAAAAAGGCCTCCACCTGCTGGCGATTTTCCGAGGGAAACAACGAACAGGTGGCATAGACCAGCTTTCCACCCGACTTCACCATCTTGGCGTATCCGGAAAATATCTCCTTCTGGGTCTGCAGCAAACGATCGCACTCTTCCTGACTCAGCTTCCACTTGGTGTCGGGATTGCGGCGAATCACTCCAGATCCTGAGCAAGGAACATCCAACAACACCCGATCCATTTGCCCCTGCAGCCTCTTGATCACTTTGGTGGACGAGATCTCCTTCACCTCAATGGTATCCGCGCCGGCTCTTGAAGCCCGCTTGCGCAGCTCCTTGAGTTTCCACTCATGAATATCCAGGGACATGATCTTTCCCTTGTTGTTCATCAGTGCCGCCAGATGAAGGGACTTCCCTCCGGCCCCCGCACAGGCGTCCACCACGCGATGCCCTGGCTCCACCTGTAGAAAGGGCGCCACGGTTTGTGAACCCACATCCTGAACCTCAAACCAACCGTTTTTAAAAGCTTGGGTGACAAACACATTGGCTCGCTGATCAAGCATCAGGGCATCGGGAAACTCGGCAACCAAAGAACAACTGATGTTTTCCGTCTGCAGGTCCTTTTTTAATTTTTCAGGACTGGTTTTGAGTCTGTTGGTGCGCAAAAAAATGGGCGCCTGGGAGTTGGACAAATGGGCCACCTCAGACCAATGTTCACCCAGCTCTTCCGTGCCCTTTTCCCACAACCAATCAGGATAGGACTCCCGTGTCGCCCCGGCGGGCGCTGTCTCCCACAACTCAATGACTCTACCCGCATCGGCCGACCAACCTTCGTCGTGAAAAGGAGTCAGGTCGAATCCATGAATGGAAAACCAGGCCACCAGGACCTGTCGAAATTCCTCCTCGGAAACCTGCCCCTGAATGTGGACCTCCGGGAGACCGGCAGCCCACCTGAGCCTCCGCCACCAGCGAACGGTTTCATAGAAGGTCTCGGCAAAAAACCGTCGATCCCTACCGCCCATTTTCTTGTTTTCTTTAAAGTGCCTCTCCAGCACTTTGTCCGCGTAGTAACCGCCATTAAAAGTGTCGTTGAGAACTTTGATGAGCCCGTAGAGCCAGGGCCGGTGCAGTCGTGGTTGGGGGGAATTCATTTGTGGCCTTTAGAAATTAAACACCGTACCCACGGCGGCAAAAACGCCGTTGTACTGGCCATCACTGAGCAGGTGAATGTGATTTTTTAGACCGGCTTCCACTGTCAAACCAGCACTGCCAAGTAACTCAAAAAACCTCACCCCAGTGATCAATTGATAATCAAAGGAAATAGAGCCCTCATCATCGATCTGTTTAAAATAGATTCCCAGTCCCGCGCCAGCGCCAAAATAAAGAGGAAATCCGCTGTTGGCATCGGGAAAAGTCACCACCGGCATGAGGCTCATCTTGAGGGGCTTCCCCTCTTTAAGTTTGTATGTGTTGAAATCCACCCTCAGATACAAATCCATGGAGTTGACCCACTCGCCAATTCGGTAGGTCACACCCGCCGTCAACTTACCTGCATCTTTATTGTCCCTACTTCCCCACTTATAGACGTCGTCGTCCAAATATGTACCGACGTGGAGAGCCAGAACACGAGGTCCCCCTGCTTGGGCAGGAGATCGACCTGAACCCCGATCATCCACTTCAATCACGGGTTGGGGATTCACCTTTTTGCGGTCAGCAAAGTACTTACTGGCAGCTTTCTTGCCTGTTTGCCGTTCGCCACCCTGAGCCCGGTGCCCATAGCCAATGCCTACCAGCAGCATAAGACAGAAAGACAAACAACAGAGGTGGGCCGATCGCTTCATAGCCCCATTGTCTGTAAAATCCCTTTTGGGTTCAATGAGATTTTGCCCCGTGGCAATCTTTGCCAAGAGCGACAACCATCGGAAATCACGAGGACAGGCGCCTTGACCCGGGGGGCAAACTGATTTAATCCTGACCGCCTATTTAGGGGAAGGAATGCATCAATGAACTGCCCACAGTGTGATCACCCGGAAAGCCGGGTTCTCGATACGCGCATCCAAAAGGAAGGGGACATCCGTCGGCGAAGGGAATGCCTGCAGTGCAAGTACCGCTTCACCACCTCGGAAGCCATCCTCTCCACCTACCCCATGATCGTAAAGAAAGACGGCCGGCGCGAGCAATTCTCCAAAGAGAAGCTCCAACGCGGCATTCAGCGCGCCTGCCAAAAGAGACCCATCAGTCTGTCTCAGATCGAACACGTGGTGGACAAAATCGCCAAGGCCGTAATGGAGGCGAGCGACAAGGAAGTGCCAGCGGAGTTTGTTGGTCAACAGGTCGTACGCGAATTACGCACCCTGGATCATGTGGCCTATGTCCGATTTGCCAGTGTCTACCGCACCTTTCAGGATATCCAGGAATTTGTTGATAGCCTTGAGCGCGAAACGCAGGCCGAGGTATGAAGCCTGCGCCCTCCCGTCGCCAGTCCCGTGAATTGGTCCTCCAGGTTTTGTTTCAGCAGGAGTTCGCTCCTGGGCTGGATTTTCACGCCGGACTGGAGAGCTTTAAGAGTAGCTTTACAGCACCCGTAGAAGTCTGGGAATACGCCGAGGTCTTGCTCAAAGGCATTAGTGATCAGCGCGAACATATCGACCAGATGATTGAATCCCACGCCAGCAACTGGACAGTGGCGCGCATGGCCTTGGTGGATCTCAACCTCATGCGCATTGCCGTGTTTGAGATACGCCTGGCGGAAGAGAAGATTCCTCCAGCCATTGCCATCAATGAAGCCGTTGAATTGACGAAGAAATACGGCACCAACGAATCCGCAAAATTTGTAAACGGCATTTTGGATCAAGTGGCCCAATCCGAAGCTTGACCCGACTGCCAAAACCGAATGTGATAGATTTATGGCCATTCAAAAACTTTCACAGGCTGGAGCATTTGGGGCGGGATCTGACCTGTGGGTCTTACCCCAGGTTGAAGTCTCTCAGTGGGCGCGAAAAATTGACTGGTATTTGAACTTTCAGATCTCTCGGGCCAAGAGCCACACGCCCCGCAAACCAAATACCGAACTCAATGAAATCCTCGTCGAAAATGAACTCACCTTTGTTAAGTACGCAAGGGAGGAGCAAAATCGACCATTGCTTGTCGCCAGTCACTCTCACCTGCCCAACGAAATGACCATGGAAGTTCCCTATAAGGACGAGGCTAAAGGCTGGGTTGAAATTGTGCATCGCAATTGGGATCAACTCAAACGCCCTAATCTCAGGGTGTTTTTGCCACCAGGACTGTCTATGGACGAATTCATTCAGGCCTGGCCCGAACCACAAACCTCAGTGGATATAACCCTGGTCAGCGAGGTTGTTTCGGGAAATAATTAACAGACGGGATCTTGTGGAACCCGCTGTTTTCCTGGAGTGACCTCTATGCTCGAACGAGAAATTCCAAAACGTCGCCTCAGCTCTCGGTCGGCCAGCAACTGGACCACTCCTCGCCTGCGTCAGTTGTTTCAACACTTTCAAACTGTCGAGGAAAAACTCGGTGCCTGGCTGGAAAAAGACAGCGAGGAACAACAGCAGCAGGCGAAGGAAACCCTTCAGCAAATGCATTCCTTTCAGGTCGATCAAAATCTCTCATTGGTGAAGGCCCTCGTTCCTGATTTGAGTTTAAGTGGTCGGGACGTTCCATCTCTGGTGCTGGAAAACTTGGTGCCCTTTTTCGATGCGGGATTCTTGTTGAAGTCCCGAGGAGGGCAAAAGCCAAACCTGGAACAATTCTTTTTTCGTGGAGTGGTTTTTCCACTTCCCAAAGAGGGCATAGCATACAGCCGCCCACTTCCCCAGCCGGGACCCTCGCTGATAAAGAGTATGGCTGCCGGCAAATGGTTAACTCAAAGTGGATTTTCTTTTCTTCAAGTCGATTCGGATGCAGAGGCCTTTTTGCTTCAACCACTCCCCAGAGTTTACTTTGTTCTGATTTCTTCAATTGCCGGACCCTGGCGCCAGGATCATCTAAGGCAGGCCCAAAGACTCATCAATAATGCCTTCGATGGTTATCAGGAAACCAAAGAGGAACCTCTAAAATGAGTCGGGTGCAAGGGACGATCTATATTATTTCTGACGGCACGGGCGAAACTGCGGCCACCATGGTGCGGGCGGCCTTGGTTCATTTCCACGACAAAGAAATCAATATTGTTCGCTGTAAGAACGTGCGCACTGAAGAGCAAATTGAAAATCTCATGGGCGAGGTGTTCGACAAGAAAGGCCTGGTCGCCCATACGGTAGTGAGCAATTCCATGCGCAAAAAGATTTTGGAATCTGCTTCGGAAAAGGGCATCCCCGCCATTGATCTACTCGGCCCCATGATGAATCTTCTCGACGACTATTTTGGCGGCACCCAGGG from Pseudobdellovibrionaceae bacterium includes the following:
- a CDS encoding dihydroorotase, encoding MNSHNTQQFELLIQGGECLLRQSDGSWKLESVDLGISSGRIQVLGSLKPEQAKTVFQAKGLQILPGLIDTQVHFREPGLEHKEDLASGTRGALLGGITAVFEMPNTKPNTVSALDLADKMTRAKNRAWTHYAFYLGASTENIHKLAELEVLPGCCGVKIFMGSSTGSLLVAEDEQLRQVLSVGKRRVAVHCEDEFRLKERFSLVENSPGRVELHPEWRDVETALRATKRIVQLGRETGHPLHILHVTTAEEMEFLKDQKDICTVECTPQHLTLTAPECYERLGTLAQMNPPIRDERHRQGLWKAVTDGVVDVLGSDHAPHTRDEKRQEYPKSPSGMTGVQTIVPLMLNHVSQGRLSLGRLVELLAYNPSRIWGLEGRGEIKVGARADLTVIDINREEEITNGWIASKSGWSPFDGYKVKGWPIATLLNGQVAMRDKEIVGAPAGRPLDFQL
- a CDS encoding RsmB/NOP family class I SAM-dependent RNA methyltransferase; this translates as MNSPQPRLHRPWLYGLIKVLNDTFNGGYYADKVLERHFKENKKMGGRDRRFFAETFYETVRWWRRLRWAAGLPEVHIQGQVSEEEFRQVLVAWFSIHGFDLTPFHDEGWSADAGRVIELWETAPAGATRESYPDWLWEKGTEELGEHWSEVAHLSNSQAPIFLRTNRLKTSPEKLKKDLQTENISCSLVAEFPDALMLDQRANVFVTQAFKNGWFEVQDVGSQTVAPFLQVEPGHRVVDACAGAGGKSLHLAALMNNKGKIMSLDIHEWKLKELRKRASRAGADTIEVKEISSTKVIKRLQGQMDRVLLDVPCSGSGVIRRNPDTKWKLSQEECDRLLQTQKEIFSGYAKMVKSGGKLVYATCSLFPSENRQQVEAFLAAHSEWVLEDEEVLLPRQGLNDGFYAARLKRG
- the nrdR gene encoding transcriptional repressor NrdR, whose product is MNCPQCDHPESRVLDTRIQKEGDIRRRRECLQCKYRFTTSEAILSTYPMIVKKDGRREQFSKEKLQRGIQRACQKRPISLSQIEHVVDKIAKAVMEASDKEVPAEFVGQQVVRELRTLDHVAYVRFASVYRTFQDIQEFVDSLERETQAEV
- the nusB gene encoding transcription antitermination factor NusB; the protein is MKPAPSRRQSRELVLQVLFQQEFAPGLDFHAGLESFKSSFTAPVEVWEYAEVLLKGISDQREHIDQMIESHASNWTVARMALVDLNLMRIAVFEIRLAEEKIPPAIAINEAVELTKKYGTNESAKFVNGILDQVAQSEA